A stretch of Anaeromyxobacter dehalogenans 2CP-1 DNA encodes these proteins:
- a CDS encoding AMP-binding protein: protein MSSTDVFRRARDFLVTHREDYETAYREFRWPVLDRFNWALDWFDMIADGNGRTALHIIEDYGAELRLSYVELAERSNRVATYLRRHGVERGHRVLMMLPNCVQIWEVMLASMKLGACVIPATSLLTPEDVQDRIERGRVGHVITDAAGTEKFRVVNGSFTRHVVGEAVPGWMQYEDAYDEGSFFLPHGETLASDPVLLYFTSGTTAKPKLVVHTHKSYPVGHLSTMYWIGLREGDKHLNVSSPGWAKHAWSSFFAPFNAGATVCVYNYARFSAARTLEVLARHQITTLCAPPTVWRMLILEDLAKHPVKLRELLSAGEPLNPEVIEKVRQAWGITIRDGYGQTETTCQIGNSPGQPLKPGSMGRPLPGYRIALLDEEGRPAPEEGEICIDLEARPASLMAGYEGDANLNDFVTRHGHYHTGDVATRDEEGYITYVGRSDDVFKSSDYRISPFELESALIEHDAVAEAAVVPSPDAVRGLLPKAFIILKPGRTPDRELALEIFRFLRRRLAPYKRIRRVEFSELPKTVSGKIRRVELRRREQARAPSAPRGPLEFWQEDFPELAAGEGR from the coding sequence ATGTCGTCGACCGACGTCTTCCGCCGCGCCCGCGACTTCCTGGTCACCCACCGCGAGGATTACGAGACCGCGTACCGCGAGTTCCGCTGGCCGGTGCTCGACCGGTTCAACTGGGCGCTGGACTGGTTCGACATGATCGCGGACGGCAACGGCCGCACCGCGCTGCACATCATCGAGGACTACGGCGCCGAGCTCCGGCTCTCCTACGTCGAGCTGGCCGAGCGCTCCAACCGCGTGGCGACCTACCTGCGCCGCCACGGCGTGGAGCGCGGGCACCGCGTGCTGATGATGCTGCCGAACTGCGTGCAGATCTGGGAGGTGATGCTCGCCTCGATGAAGCTGGGGGCGTGCGTCATCCCCGCCACGTCGCTGCTCACGCCCGAGGACGTCCAGGACCGCATCGAGCGGGGGCGGGTGGGGCACGTCATCACCGACGCGGCCGGCACCGAGAAGTTCCGGGTGGTGAACGGGAGCTTCACGCGGCACGTGGTGGGCGAGGCGGTGCCGGGCTGGATGCAGTACGAGGACGCCTACGACGAGGGCTCGTTCTTCCTGCCCCACGGCGAGACGCTGGCCTCCGACCCGGTGCTGCTCTACTTCACGAGCGGCACCACCGCGAAGCCGAAGCTGGTGGTGCACACGCACAAGAGCTACCCGGTCGGCCACCTCTCCACGATGTACTGGATCGGCCTCCGCGAGGGCGACAAGCACCTCAACGTCTCGTCCCCGGGCTGGGCGAAGCACGCCTGGTCGAGCTTCTTCGCGCCGTTCAACGCGGGCGCGACGGTCTGCGTCTACAACTACGCCCGGTTCAGCGCCGCCCGCACGCTGGAGGTGCTGGCGCGCCACCAGATCACCACCCTGTGCGCGCCGCCCACCGTGTGGCGCATGCTGATCCTCGAGGACCTGGCGAAGCACCCGGTGAAGCTCCGCGAGCTGCTCAGCGCCGGCGAGCCGCTCAACCCCGAGGTGATCGAGAAGGTGCGCCAGGCCTGGGGCATCACCATCCGCGACGGCTACGGACAGACCGAGACCACCTGCCAGATCGGCAACTCGCCCGGCCAGCCGCTGAAGCCCGGGTCCATGGGCCGGCCGCTCCCCGGCTACAGGATCGCGCTGCTCGACGAGGAGGGGCGCCCCGCGCCGGAGGAGGGCGAGATCTGCATCGACCTCGAGGCCCGGCCGGCCTCGCTCATGGCGGGCTACGAGGGCGACGCGAACCTGAACGACTTCGTCACCCGGCACGGGCACTACCACACCGGCGACGTCGCCACGCGCGACGAGGAGGGCTACATCACCTACGTCGGGCGCTCCGACGACGTCTTCAAGAGCTCGGACTACCGGATCAGCCCGTTCGAGCTGGAGAGCGCGCTCATCGAGCACGACGCGGTGGCCGAGGCGGCGGTGGTGCCGAGCCCGGACGCGGTGCGCGGGCTCCTGCCCAAGGCGTTCATCATCCTGAAGCCGGGGCGCACCCCGGACCGCGAGCTGGCGCTCGAGATCTTCCGGTTCCTGCGGCGCCGCCTGGCCCCGTACAAGCGCATCCGCCGCGTCGAGTTCTCCGAGCTGCCCAAGACGGTGTCGGGCAAGATCCGGCGCGTCGAGCTGCGGCGCCGCGAGCAGGCGCGGGCGCCCTCGGCGCCCCGGGGCCCGCTCGAGTTCTGGCAGGAGGACTTCCCGGAGCTCGCGGCGGGCGAGGGGCGCTGA